From Ipomoea triloba cultivar NCNSP0323 chromosome 5, ASM357664v1, the proteins below share one genomic window:
- the LOC116020826 gene encoding uncharacterized protein LOC116020826 isoform X2, with amino-acid sequence MPPKKREKYARREDAILHALELERELVGKKYGKISYSSNNKIDKSSDNTVTREAVASSKQSENQNGEEFHLKSQQAFERDGLSLKDDSRVGILCVDRTQKGTQLSRDNDNSSVPSRMRDLQDFGLSSAPAEDGLPVSTSGASKPLPDSNILLGGSPKAEVNVDRESLLAEETPAKRHDKRRPLVQVLQTSEKFPVSYLQQDESSDFMSVLGDEPLGGGHAKKARYTYLSTESGDHFSGKIDLPSQIEISTPKLEGNAGPQPAGSCEANPSVSTEYTETDSPESDSQESDTDDNMATLSEGAASIELQPKYLGRSEAPAEHGSTSSEELDDLSGADSHPFLNDTVSAGVGVSKWQLKGKRNNRNLVKRSLDAFEANHFRTASYMIVPPDKGSGGSEATPFIKSTVPMAGYGSRVVGNASRSIVRGDLPTIDRHVTKGYWGDSGENLDTMCNYHHLGGQTMLVDVELKVQASYHRQRVPMISLMSKINGQAIVGHPIQIEALEDGASQNLLGALDVFPETLSNDTSLQPVWRTARRTAGVRVPRPNISSGLDGTESSKHPLAAEGDRNVRRASSDGFGQKPSTMRKNTSRPPVVKTFSRKTPKRISLSSNQKIRTLSSISSQQKQSGDLKRSSNIFQVDGIMKQDTVPTVIACIPVKLVFSRLNEELVGRPK; translated from the exons ATGCCTCCAAAGAAAAGGGAGAAATATGCACGTCGTGAAGATGCCATACTTCATGCTCTTGAGCTTGAGAGGGAACTAGTTGGTAAAAAATATGGGAAAATAAGTTATTCATCGAACAATAAGATTGATAAATCATCTGATAACACTGTGACAAGAGAGGCAGTGGCATCATCAAAACAGTCTGAAAATCAAAATGGAGAGGAGTTTCACCTGAAATCCCAACAAGCTTTTGAGAGAGATGGTCTCTCCCTCAAGGATGATAGTAGAGTTGGCATTTTGTGTGTAGATAGAACCCAAAAGGGGACCCAGCTAAGCAGGGACAATGATAATTCCAGTGTACCTTCTAGGATGAGAGATTTGCAGGATTTTGGTCTTAGCTCAGCCCCTGCAGAGGATGGGCTTCCTGTTTCTACAAGTGGTGCCTCCAAACCTCTCCCAGATAGCAATATTCTTCTTGGTGGGAGTCCTAAAGCAGAAGTCAATGTAGATAGAGAGAGTTTGTTAGCTGAGGAAACTCCTGCCAAGAGGCATGATAAGCGCCGTCCCCTTGTTCAAGTATTGCAGACTAGTGAAAAGTTCCCAGTTTCTTACCTTCAACAAGATGAGAGTTCTGATTTTATGTCTGTTTTAGGAGATGAGCCGCTGGGAGGAGGCCATGCAAAAAAAGCAAGGTATACTTACTTGTCAACTGAATCTGGAGATCATTTTAGTGGTAAGATTGATCTCCCCTCTCAGATTGAGATATCAACTCCAAAGTTGGAAGGAAATGCTGGTCCTCAGCCTGCTGGTTCATGTGAAGCAAACCCTTCTGTATCTACAGAATATACTGAAACTGATTCTCCTGAGAGTGACTCTCAAGAATCAGATACTGATGATAATATGGCTACACTTTCAG AAGGTGCTGCATCTATAGAATTACAACCTAAATATTTGGGAAGATCTGAAGCACCAGCTGAGCATGGAAGCACAAGTAGTGAAGAGCTTGATGACTTGTCAGGAGCTGATTCACATCCTTTTCTTAATGACACTGTCTCTGCTGGTGTTGGGGTCTCAAAATGGCAACTTAAAGGGAAAAGGAATAATCGGAATCTTGTTAAGAGGTCTCTGGATGCATTTGAGGCAAATCATTTTAGAACAGCCAGTTACATGATTGTCCCTCCAGATAAGGGTAGTGGTGGTAGTGAAGCTACTCCATTCATAAAATCAACGGTACCAATGGCTGGCTATGGGTCTAGAGTTGTAGGCAATGCCAGCCGGAGTATTGTCAGGGGGGACTTGCCTACAATTGACCGGCATGTAACTAAAGGATACTGGGGTGACTCTGGTGAGAACCTTGATACTATGTGTAATTATCATCATCTTGGTGGCCAGACAATGTTAGTAGATGTGGAGTTGAAAGTCCAAGCAAGCTACCATAGGCAGCGAGTGCCTATGATTTCATTAATGAGTAAGATAAATGGACAGGCAATAGTAGGGCATCCCATCCAAATTGAAGCTCTAGAAGATGGTGCCTCACAAAACCTCTTGGGTGCACTTGATGTTTTTCCAGAAACATTGAGTAATGACACCTCCCTCCAACCTGTGTGGAGGACTGCTCGAAGGACAGCTGGTGTTCGAGTTCCACGACCAAATATATCATCAGGATTGGATGGAACTGAAAGTAGCAAGCATCCCCTAGCTGCTGAGGGAGACCGAAATGTTCGCAGAGCCAGTTCAGATGGTTTTGGTCAAAAGCCAAGCACGATGAGGAAGAACACTTCCCGCCCTCCAGTGGTGAAGACTTTCTCTAGAAAGACACCAAAGAGAATCAGTTTGTCTTCTAATCAGAAGATAAGAACTCTTTCATCAATTTCATCACAACAGAAGCAGAGCGGTGATCTGAAACGTAGCTCCAACATATTTCAAGTGGATGGGATAATGAAACAAGATACTGTGCCCACAGTCATAGCTTGCATCCCAGTGAAGCTAGTATTCAGTAGGTTAAACGAGGAGTTGGTGGGTCGGCCAAAATAA
- the LOC116020826 gene encoding uncharacterized protein At1g51745 isoform X1, producing the protein MGSSETEQGMVDCGVGSIVWVRRRNGSWWPGKILGPDELSASHVMSPRSGTPVKLLGREDASVDWYNLEKSKRVKAFRCGEFDDCIERAEASLGMPPKKREKYARREDAILHALELERELVGKKYGKISYSSNNKIDKSSDNTVTREAVASSKQSENQNGEEFHLKSQQAFERDGLSLKDDSRVGILCVDRTQKGTQLSRDNDNSSVPSRMRDLQDFGLSSAPAEDGLPVSTSGASKPLPDSNILLGGSPKAEVNVDRESLLAEETPAKRHDKRRPLVQVLQTSEKFPVSYLQQDESSDFMSVLGDEPLGGGHAKKARYTYLSTESGDHFSGKIDLPSQIEISTPKLEGNAGPQPAGSCEANPSVSTEYTETDSPESDSQESDTDDNMATLSEGAASIELQPKYLGRSEAPAEHGSTSSEELDDLSGADSHPFLNDTVSAGVGVSKWQLKGKRNNRNLVKRSLDAFEANHFRTASYMIVPPDKGSGGSEATPFIKSTVPMAGYGSRVVGNASRSIVRGDLPTIDRHVTKGYWGDSGENLDTMCNYHHLGGQTMLVDVELKVQASYHRQRVPMISLMSKINGQAIVGHPIQIEALEDGASQNLLGALDVFPETLSNDTSLQPVWRTARRTAGVRVPRPNISSGLDGTESSKHPLAAEGDRNVRRASSDGFGQKPSTMRKNTSRPPVVKTFSRKTPKRISLSSNQKIRTLSSISSQQKQSGDLKRSSNIFQVDGIMKQDTVPTVIACIPVKLVFSRLNEELVGRPK; encoded by the exons ATGGGAAGCTCGGAAACGGAACAAGGAATGGTTGATTGTGGAGTTGGGAGTATTGTTTGGGTCCGGAGGCGAAATGGGTCATGGTGGCCGGGTAAAATTCTGGGGCCTGATGAGCTTTCTGCTTCTCATGTGATGTCTCCGCGATCAGGAACTCCAGTCAAGCTTCTTGGGAGGGAAGATGCCAGTGT GGATTGGTATAATTTGGAGAAGTCAAAGCGTGTGAAGGCGTTTAGATGTGGTGAGTTTGATGATTGTATTGAGCGGGCTGAAGCTTCTCTAGGTATGCCTCCAAAGAAAAGGGAGAAATATGCACGTCGTGAAGATGCCATACTTCATGCTCTTGAGCTTGAGAGGGAACTAGTTGGTAAAAAATATGGGAAAATAAGTTATTCATCGAACAATAAGATTGATAAATCATCTGATAACACTGTGACAAGAGAGGCAGTGGCATCATCAAAACAGTCTGAAAATCAAAATGGAGAGGAGTTTCACCTGAAATCCCAACAAGCTTTTGAGAGAGATGGTCTCTCCCTCAAGGATGATAGTAGAGTTGGCATTTTGTGTGTAGATAGAACCCAAAAGGGGACCCAGCTAAGCAGGGACAATGATAATTCCAGTGTACCTTCTAGGATGAGAGATTTGCAGGATTTTGGTCTTAGCTCAGCCCCTGCAGAGGATGGGCTTCCTGTTTCTACAAGTGGTGCCTCCAAACCTCTCCCAGATAGCAATATTCTTCTTGGTGGGAGTCCTAAAGCAGAAGTCAATGTAGATAGAGAGAGTTTGTTAGCTGAGGAAACTCCTGCCAAGAGGCATGATAAGCGCCGTCCCCTTGTTCAAGTATTGCAGACTAGTGAAAAGTTCCCAGTTTCTTACCTTCAACAAGATGAGAGTTCTGATTTTATGTCTGTTTTAGGAGATGAGCCGCTGGGAGGAGGCCATGCAAAAAAAGCAAGGTATACTTACTTGTCAACTGAATCTGGAGATCATTTTAGTGGTAAGATTGATCTCCCCTCTCAGATTGAGATATCAACTCCAAAGTTGGAAGGAAATGCTGGTCCTCAGCCTGCTGGTTCATGTGAAGCAAACCCTTCTGTATCTACAGAATATACTGAAACTGATTCTCCTGAGAGTGACTCTCAAGAATCAGATACTGATGATAATATGGCTACACTTTCAG AAGGTGCTGCATCTATAGAATTACAACCTAAATATTTGGGAAGATCTGAAGCACCAGCTGAGCATGGAAGCACAAGTAGTGAAGAGCTTGATGACTTGTCAGGAGCTGATTCACATCCTTTTCTTAATGACACTGTCTCTGCTGGTGTTGGGGTCTCAAAATGGCAACTTAAAGGGAAAAGGAATAATCGGAATCTTGTTAAGAGGTCTCTGGATGCATTTGAGGCAAATCATTTTAGAACAGCCAGTTACATGATTGTCCCTCCAGATAAGGGTAGTGGTGGTAGTGAAGCTACTCCATTCATAAAATCAACGGTACCAATGGCTGGCTATGGGTCTAGAGTTGTAGGCAATGCCAGCCGGAGTATTGTCAGGGGGGACTTGCCTACAATTGACCGGCATGTAACTAAAGGATACTGGGGTGACTCTGGTGAGAACCTTGATACTATGTGTAATTATCATCATCTTGGTGGCCAGACAATGTTAGTAGATGTGGAGTTGAAAGTCCAAGCAAGCTACCATAGGCAGCGAGTGCCTATGATTTCATTAATGAGTAAGATAAATGGACAGGCAATAGTAGGGCATCCCATCCAAATTGAAGCTCTAGAAGATGGTGCCTCACAAAACCTCTTGGGTGCACTTGATGTTTTTCCAGAAACATTGAGTAATGACACCTCCCTCCAACCTGTGTGGAGGACTGCTCGAAGGACAGCTGGTGTTCGAGTTCCACGACCAAATATATCATCAGGATTGGATGGAACTGAAAGTAGCAAGCATCCCCTAGCTGCTGAGGGAGACCGAAATGTTCGCAGAGCCAGTTCAGATGGTTTTGGTCAAAAGCCAAGCACGATGAGGAAGAACACTTCCCGCCCTCCAGTGGTGAAGACTTTCTCTAGAAAGACACCAAAGAGAATCAGTTTGTCTTCTAATCAGAAGATAAGAACTCTTTCATCAATTTCATCACAACAGAAGCAGAGCGGTGATCTGAAACGTAGCTCCAACATATTTCAAGTGGATGGGATAATGAAACAAGATACTGTGCCCACAGTCATAGCTTGCATCCCAGTGAAGCTAGTATTCAGTAGGTTAAACGAGGAGTTGGTGGGTCGGCCAAAATAA